The Sorex araneus isolate mSorAra2 chromosome 5, mSorAra2.pri, whole genome shotgun sequence genome has a segment encoding these proteins:
- the LOC129405090 gene encoding TP53-regulated inhibitor of apoptosis 1: protein MNSVGEACTDMKREYDQCFNRWFAEKFLKGDGSGDPCTDLFKRYQQCVQKAIKEKEIPIEGLEFMGNGKEKSEGSS, encoded by the coding sequence ATGAACAGCGTCGGGGAAGCGTGCACCGACATGAAGCGCGAGTACGACCAGTGCTTCAATCGCTGGTTTGCCGAGAAGTTCCTCAAGGGGGACGGCTCCGGGGACCCGTGCACCGACCTCTTCAAGCGCTACCAGCAGTGCGTCCAGAAAGCCATCAAGGAGAAGGAGATTCCCATTGAAGGACTGGAGTTCATGGGCAATGGCAAAGAAAAGTCTGAAGGCTCTTCTTGA